The segment TGATATAGGTCATAAGATGAATGAGTGTCCAAAAGATTTCAATAGAAAAGGCAAAAATAAAAAAGTACAAGCAACTTGGTTGAATGATGTCATGACGAGCCATAAAAAAGATTACTATTAAAAGATAAGAGGTTGATGAAGTGGTAGCACCTAGTCCTAATAAAAGAGAAGGTGCTAATGAAGTGGTTGTATAGAGTCTTAAATTGCTAATTGCATTTGTTGAATGGCTTCTAAACTACCCAAGCCCCTCCCTTCTAGGGTGAAAGAAAATATCAAAGGAAAATCATTGGAGATGGCTCATTTCCAAAGCCATATTcccaaaatggatgacccttaagAAAATAACAGAAAATTTATTGACAACGATCGAGAAAAGGAAGAAGACTCCAAGTAAATACAATGTTCGCATAAATTAAACTCAAGATTACAAGCATCAAGCCCCTCTATGAGGAATTGAGTTTTTGACAAGGTTTTGAAACTCTTCTCACTAATGTGACCAAGTGTTTTgtgccataacattgtcttcttcACTTGGATTTTTATCTCCAAAGCATTGACACCCTTAGGAATAAGGAGATCCTTGTAAGAAAACAACCTTTGGGGGTCATGTGAGGAAAGAACCTTAGGCATGAGGAGATCCATGTACACACAAGACATTGAATTTTCCTTTTAGATCTAAAtaataatcatcatgcataaagaTGTCCCTACAAATGCAAGGTTGAAATTAGCCTTGGTGGGTCCTATAAAGAAAAACCAACAAATagtacatgaaataaaataatataccCCATTGTATGTACCAATCAAAACACACCAAGATATAGGAATATTTGGGTAGCCTTGAGTAGGTATAACTTATGGGTCAAAAagattaatgaaaaaaaaaaatcaatagaaaAACAAGTCACTTAGCCATCATATCTCTTATCAAAGATAAATAATGATACAGGTTTGGATTATGCCCGATATGGGGAGGATGGATCCCTAAGCATGATTATGATGGAGAAAATAATTGTAGGCAATAGTTATGTTGGCTAATTATTATTCAAAAGCTAGTTATGTGTATGATTCTTATGTTGCACTATGTTCCATGTGCGGGTTTGTCCTATTTGAGTTAAAGTATATGACACTTAGTTTTAAATTAGGTGTCCAATGCaatgagatgagatgagatgatgtgTTAGTTTTTATTATGATATGGGATTTGTTATGTGAGGGGGATTTTGATAATGGAATAAAAATGTATGAAAATGGTTTATAGGAAGGCCTACCCAATGAGTGCAAGGCATATAATAAGATTCAATCCAAAAACTAAATTTATGCATATGGTTCTAGTGTTCAACAATAATGGTGGGTGAGAATAGATGAAAAGGAGACAAATGAGTACTAACAACATAATGTTTGTAGGACAAGATGGACTATGGAATTATTGACAATCGACCATACCATGCTAGTTTTATCATGGGTAGAAGGATGATTTTATTATGTAGGGGGGTGAATAATCATTGTAACAAGTGGGGGTCAAATGCATATGAATGGTGTAAGAGACATCCTAATAGATAGTGGAAAGAAGTCACTACACATGATGTTTGTAAATAGGTTCTCACCATTGTACTTTCCCAAAGAGCCACTAAAGTGGTTTTCaatttcaccatggtactttcccaaagaatcactaaagtggttttcaccattagatggatTATTTCCctatactatttttttttaattttttttaatttttaattttaattttaattttatttatttttttaatttttggaatagAATGGATGGAAAAGGATGAGGATAAGGATGTGGACAAGTGGATTTGGAAGATAGTGGATGAGTAATAGGGAGATGGAGGATGGACTCAAACATCTTGCTCCATAAAGGTATCCCTAAGAGTAGTGTTACAATTGCATCATTTTACCTAGATCTTGCATAAtcatatccaatcaaatcaattcagaAAGGGAACAATTTAACCAAAGGGTTTAGCTTTCCTTTGGGACTAAAGTTGGTCCTTATTGGTTGTTCCCCAATTAAATGACAACAAATGAAAATGGTGAATGAATAAGTTCTTAGTTTGCTTCTGTAGACTAAGAGGGTCATTTCCACAATATTTTAGTGAGAGGATAGGATCATGGACTAGTGTCTAATCTTTTTCATAGAGGAAAATCTATCATCTTGTATGATCATCATAGTAAATTTGTCACATAGCATGCTTAAGTCTTCCACTTGTCTAGTTATGTTTGTACATTAAGTATGCGCCCAATGCTTATTGTAGTGTTGTGTCATGACATAGATTAGAGTATGTTAATGCAATTGTGCACATAGTTTACAATTGTaatgtaaaatatatttatttgtttcTGATCCAATATGCCATGAGTGAAAGGTTACATAATTTCACTACTAAGCTCTATGATCAAAGAGTGTGTATCAATAATAAAGATTATTGTATTAGATTAGAATCTTCTCAAGAAATAGGATCTATCTATCACATGAAtgcataagtttgtatgttgaccCTCTATTCTATTAGGGATAGAGTTTGATAGTTTGATTTAGATTCATTATTTTCTTAATATGTGTTTAGTCAACTATAGTTAGGAAAGGAATAGGTATGAGTCAACTAAAAATAttgtttgaattttaaaatgttAGATGTCAAACCTATGGGTGCAAAATTAGTTTCACAAGCATCTTGACTCAAACAAATTAAATACTAAAAGTAACCTAATTCGATCTCGTCAGTGATAACTCTATGAAATCccccctcaaaaaattgtataaaatcttggcgaatatttaattttttctaaaaataataataatgtttattggcgaatctttcctttctattaaaaaaaaataaaaaattattggcgaatttgtttatatcaatttttttggtagaaaatattggcgaattttggaaaataatcattgtatgcattaattactattgcatttcctttcatttaaaaataatcttttataaaaaagtaaaggcatgaaggttgaaatcaataatgagtttaagggttagactatactttatttggtttctaccattaacttaaaacaatctaatagccctctttctattttgtgagataaaatttacaaacaatttgtaatactcatggggccaaaaattgcttttagaccattggtttttattgaagtcaacaattcaaaaacaatttcaaaccccacgagcattacaacttgtaggtacattttatctcatgggatacaatgaaggtcattagattatattttaaatcaatggtggaaaaaAAGATTGgtctaaagtaactaataattatgatatattattggtgaattaatttggatttctacaataaattataaaatgttggtgaatctgatccaatcatgtatcaaatattgtgatgaatctttaagttaaaaaaattaataaaataaattctctggcgatttaaataatattaaaataaaaatttgtaaaaatgtggtgatttgggtcaccttaaaagttgaaattattagccaaatttgattcccaaatttcaaaaaaatccaattggcgaatattagccactaaagttttcactgAATCTCATCATTCTACTTCTAGAACATATTAGAAGTCACAATTCTAAGTTACATTTCAAAAGGTATGATAAAAATAGCGGACAACTACCTTTTGACTATTAAGACAAAACTGTGCCAAAATCAAAGTGAGAATGAAAATTCTGAGTGTAAATGCATGAGTGGACAAAGTAACTAAAGAATACATATGAATGTCGGTAAATGTGAATAGGATGCAAATAAACAATATAGAAAAGAGTAACAATATAAAGGAAGAAATCCAACTCCACATAATATTATGTCCTTTCTtaatatggaaaaaaaaaattgaaggaggATTTTTCATCCACAAGGTCATTTTAGCTACTCGATACGGTAGAGTGAGCCTTTAAGTTGAAATCTCTtcagctaagagccaaggactgaggcgTATCCATTCCAAAAAAATTGTCCGAGGCATGATCCCAACAAGTAATCCCTTATGttggagccttgcactcaacaagacttgatccctagtgggctcattaagaaccaCTCAACTTCACCACCAAACTAAAGGACCATTGACAATATGAAAATAATCATTGAAAATAAACACAAAATTAAACAAATAAGCAAATTACTCAATAAAAATCCTCAACAACTTCAATAATCACATCAATCTTAAAATAattcaaaaagaaaaaattaaaaaaatattggttAGCATTATTCTTCCCAACTTCTACACCACTACTCAAAagggtggctcttgttattattatGCCTATAGGCATTCTATGATGACAACAGGGTCTATAGGAGGTCATTACAATCCATataagaaaaacaaagaataaacctattgtataaaatacaatttatttttgatttgttttcttaAAATAAATTCACTATATAAAATAGAAATTAGATcagatttattttttttaaatagaaattacatttaaattttagatttgaattaatttgaattaattttatcaatattttttacataattttttaaaatataagtatagTAGAAAAATTATTAGTATAGTAGTTTATAGTATGAAATAGGAAAGTGATAGTCATATTATTAGTTGGATCTTAGTTATCTCGAGTGCGTTGGAAAGTTTAGTCGGTTAAGAAAAAGGAAAAAGTGTTCCGTGGATTGTCTATTGTATATTACTTACCAGATGACCAGACTCGGTAAGTGGGCCTCCTTTTGTCCAAGAATTATTCAAGTCCGATTTTTAAGCAATTAGAAAGGAATACGATTTGCAGAATGATCATTAAGATTTTACTCATTCTCATAATTACTTCAAACAACTATACATGTACATCCATATAAGTTTCCAAACTGTGAAAACATGTTGGCATTTAACCAAATCCAAATTTCTACTGAGCTCAGTTTACCATTCTCATTATGTTCTCAAATTCCTCAAAATCTATCCTACCGTCAGAATTTTTGTCAAATTTACCTATCATTGCTTCACAATTCTCCAACACATTCGCTTCTCTGAAACCCAGATTGAGTAAAGCGTGTTGAAGCTCAGGTGGGGTGATAAAACCATCACCATCTTTGTCAAAAACACAGAATGCTTCCTTCAACTCCTCTTTCTCAGACACCTGCTTCACCCCCTCTGCACATTCAAAATCTTCTACCAAACTCACACTAACTCTGCAGAATTCATCGAAGCTCATATGCTCTGGAAAGTTTGTCATGATTTTCAGACCATCATCACAATAGAAATGGAGTCCAAGCTTTTGTAGCAAACCTTGTATGTCCTCTGTGCTCACTATGCCATTCCTATTGCTGTCCAAAATATGGAAAATCCTATCAAGATCCCATTTTTTTATGTTCTGCAACATCTTTTCAGTCTCAGGAGAAGTATCCACCTCTTGAATTATAGATACAGAAGTTGGGCACGGCTCATCTGGTATGAATTCTAAGCCTTCCTCACTGCCAAAGCTCAAAATTCCAGTTTTGAAGATCTGGATGGCAAAAAGACAGTAGAATTTCTGAAAACAAGTTAGGGCTAAGGATGCAATACTTTCCCAACACAGAGACATGAGAGATACATAAAAAACAATATGGTTTCTTATGATATGAGACACCATCTCTGCAACTTGAGACAACTTGAAAAAAGCAATGAGTTCAAGCAGATTTCTAGAGGCTAATCACAGAAGAAAGCAGGGGTGATTAATATCTCCCACAATCTGTGCTTATAAAGATGTTGATTGAGCACTAAAAATTGCATTGCAGGTGGGAAGAAAAAGGCCACAGAAGAACTTAATTGGAAGAAATTGTGGGTTTTTACGTAAGGGAGAAGTTATTGGAAACTTCATCGAAGGTCCTTCGCCATTTCCGTCACTTTTATTGTCGCCTGCTTTCTTCATTAGGAGTTCTCTGCACTCTAGCGTGGGGACCAAGCCCGCCTGATGTCATATTCCATTCGGGGatgtaatttaaaataataataataattgagattgttataattttgaattaaatgttatttaaaaaaaaaaaggaaagtagTAGGGCATTCAGGTTAAAGAATATTGGTTTTCCCAGTAGATTTTCGAGTATGAATTATTCTTAGTTTAAGGAAGGTATTATTTTTGTTTGAATGTTATTGGATTTTGTATAAGATTTATGTTTTATTTGtgattatatttttttatgtttatagaTTTGTTTGTCTATTAAATGATCTAATTTTTATGAAttcttgatttttttggatttgttGGATTCTTCATTTTCTACATTGTTATTTGGGTTAGCGGTATTTAGGATGTCTTTAAAGGATTCTTAGTTTGCTAAGAAACAAGTTTTCTTGTTAATCGTTAGAAAATGATTGGTCTTATGATTGTCCAAATGATTAAAAACAAGCTTTTGTCATTGGAATGCTCCTTTGGGTAAATGtacatattatttttatttgtatCAATTTCAAATGTTCTTTCAGTGATTGTTCTAGGATGAGAGAGGATGAAATGAATGCAAATGCATGTGCTTAAATATTGAGGCATAGTAATAAATTGTGAAAATAAATGTGTGCTTAAACTcaactttgaattttgaaaatttaggaATTAGATCTACAACACAAGATCTATCTTACATCTACGGAAGTGATTTGGAATCAAGAAATACTGAAATATATAACTTACATCTATTAGATCTATCTTACAAATAATACAATCAATATAAAAGAATGTATGTATATGAAAATAAGTGATGATTAATTAAAAGAATTTAATTTCACATAAAATTATCTCATTTATTAATGTATAAAATTATATCAAAACAATCattttaaaaaacataaaatataaacaaaaataaatttaaataattttttttaatacaatcaaaattttataacaatgtatgattataaatatatcaaaaaataatctaaaatgtaAATTACACACTCATTGTACCCATAAGACCAATTGTAGAATTTTGAAATATAATCC is part of the Cryptomeria japonica chromosome 10, Sugi_1.0, whole genome shotgun sequence genome and harbors:
- the LOC131027566 gene encoding probable calcium-binding protein CML43; this encodes MVSHIIRNHIVFYVSLMSLCWESIASLALTCFQKFYCLFAIQIFKTGILSFGSEEGLEFIPDEPCPTSVSIIQEVDTSPETEKMLQNIKKWDLDRIFHILDSNRNGIVSTEDIQGLLQKLGLHFYCDDGLKIMTNFPEHMSFDEFCRVSVSLVEDFECAEGVKQVSEKEELKEAFCVFDKDGDGFITPPELQHALLNLGFREANVLENCEAMIGKFDKNSDGRIDFEEFENIMRMVN